The bacterium genome contains a region encoding:
- a CDS encoding roadblock/LC7 domain-containing protein encodes MTTATANLKEVLADLTKKPGVIAALVVSRDGFVIEGLTSEEELDMDALGALTSSALIGWESIGADMSTGGPQMLLVEFESGPISVSPVAGDAVLVVMGNRLCNLGRMRIEATRVREAVAACL; translated from the coding sequence GTGACAACCGCAACCGCAAATCTCAAGGAAGTGTTGGCGGACCTCACCAAGAAGCCCGGCGTCATCGCCGCGCTGGTCGTGAGCCGCGATGGGTTTGTGATCGAGGGCCTGACGTCGGAGGAGGAGCTGGACATGGATGCCCTCGGGGCGCTGACGAGCAGCGCGCTCATCGGCTGGGAATCGATCGGCGCGGACATGTCCACGGGCGGCCCGCAGATGCTGCTCGTGGAGTTTGAATCCGGGCCGATCTCGGTCTCTCCGGTGGCCGGCGACGCCGTGCTCGTCGTGATGGGCAACCGGCTCTGCAACCTGGGCCGGATGCGGATCGAGGCGACCCGGGTCCGCGAGGCCGTCGCTGCGTGCCTGTAG
- a CDS encoding ATPase, T2SS/T4P/T4SS family → MPVGTPRSTRASEDSALPSGTAGQLAVYREALRLAERDVALDVAVWFHAGQSHRAAGEVDSAVACFKKVIELAPDDAFAYWELVDLYLKQGAPPAAVMVLSTLGERLADSQQWAGAIAAWTRASELTPDDADVLAALHDAYTKAGKPQEARKIQSVLQTLKPAAPPAKPAPPPAPAAPSAKAAAPPPPAAPVPPPPSSPAAEAPRTDVPGGAPARPASGEPPVGPRAGQPGAVKWTRETRLGEICLSHGWLSEEQVRQAVDIQRQSNARIGRILVDMGAITEQQLSQALAEQWRLRYTDLADVVVDAEVARLIPSYLARRHGVVAIGREGNRLVAAMSDPSNVVAIDDIRLLTGLEVEVVVSSAVDIARTQGLVYGGGGDIEEVFRSGIETEIDDDSRSEEASLEQLRTAVDEAPIIRAVNQILNSAIQAGASDIHIEPHRNDVKVRLRIDGVLQDIMSPPKSVQAPLISRIKILADMDIAERRLPQDGHIHLRAEGKEYDLRVSSLPTVLGEKIVLRLLDQSSTKVQLNDIGFDGPLLELWEGLITKPYGMILVTGPTGSGKTTTLYTSLARINTPERNIVSVENPVEYQIPRVNQVQVNPKVGLTFASGLRTILRQDPDVVLIGEIRDRETAEIAVQASMTGHLVLSTIHTNDAPGAVVRLRDMGIEPFLITSSLIGVLAQRLVRVLCPKCKEAYVPPVDALHRLGLDPVKAKDVHLYRGRGCDHCRKTGYKGRIGVFELMVMTDPLRTLAVTGAPTEKLRAGAIAEGMRTLKDDAVQKVLEGITSFEEMLRVVFVSGV, encoded by the coding sequence GTGCCTGTAGGCACCCCCCGCAGCACCCGGGCGAGTGAGGACTCCGCCCTCCCCAGCGGGACCGCTGGACAGCTGGCCGTCTATCGAGAGGCGCTGCGCCTGGCCGAGCGCGACGTCGCCCTCGACGTCGCGGTGTGGTTTCATGCCGGACAGTCGCACCGCGCCGCCGGAGAGGTCGACAGCGCGGTAGCGTGCTTCAAGAAGGTGATCGAGCTCGCCCCCGACGACGCGTTCGCCTACTGGGAACTGGTTGACCTCTACCTGAAGCAAGGCGCCCCGCCCGCGGCGGTGATGGTGCTCAGCACGCTGGGGGAGCGGTTGGCGGACTCCCAGCAGTGGGCGGGGGCGATCGCCGCCTGGACCCGTGCGAGCGAGCTGACCCCCGACGACGCCGACGTGTTGGCCGCCCTGCACGATGCCTACACCAAAGCGGGAAAGCCCCAGGAAGCCCGGAAGATCCAGTCGGTCCTCCAGACGCTCAAGCCGGCCGCCCCGCCCGCGAAGCCCGCGCCCCCGCCGGCTCCCGCCGCGCCGTCCGCGAAGGCTGCGGCCCCGCCGCCGCCCGCCGCCCCGGTTCCGCCCCCGCCGAGTTCCCCGGCCGCGGAGGCGCCGCGCACCGACGTCCCGGGTGGGGCGCCCGCGCGTCCCGCCTCGGGCGAGCCGCCGGTCGGCCCCCGCGCCGGACAGCCCGGCGCGGTAAAGTGGACCCGCGAGACGCGGCTCGGCGAGATCTGTCTGAGTCACGGGTGGCTGAGCGAGGAACAGGTGCGGCAGGCCGTCGACATTCAGCGCCAGAGCAACGCGCGGATCGGTCGGATCCTCGTCGACATGGGGGCGATCACCGAACAGCAGCTCTCGCAGGCGCTCGCCGAGCAGTGGCGGCTCCGGTACACCGATCTGGCCGACGTTGTGGTGGACGCGGAAGTCGCGCGGTTGATCCCCTCCTACCTGGCCCGCCGCCACGGGGTGGTCGCCATCGGGCGCGAGGGCAACCGCCTGGTGGCGGCGATGTCCGATCCGTCGAACGTGGTGGCGATCGACGACATTCGCCTCCTGACCGGGTTGGAGGTCGAGGTGGTGGTCTCGAGCGCCGTCGACATCGCGCGCACCCAAGGGTTGGTGTACGGCGGGGGCGGCGATATCGAGGAGGTGTTCCGCTCGGGGATCGAGACCGAGATCGACGACGACTCGCGGAGCGAGGAGGCGAGCCTCGAACAACTCCGCACCGCCGTCGACGAAGCGCCGATCATCCGGGCGGTCAACCAGATCTTGAACTCGGCGATCCAGGCCGGGGCCAGCGACATCCACATCGAGCCCCACCGCAACGACGTCAAGGTCCGGCTGCGGATCGACGGCGTGCTCCAGGACATCATGTCCCCCCCGAAGTCCGTGCAGGCGCCGCTGATCTCGCGGATCAAGATCCTCGCGGACATGGACATCGCGGAGCGCCGGCTCCCCCAGGACGGGCACATCCACCTGCGTGCGGAGGGCAAGGAGTACGATCTCCGGGTGAGCTCGCTGCCGACGGTGCTGGGCGAGAAGATCGTCCTCCGTCTGCTCGACCAGTCCAGCACGAAGGTGCAGCTCAACGATATCGGGTTCGACGGCCCGCTGCTGGAGCTCTGGGAGGGCCTGATCACGAAGCCGTACGGGATGATCCTGGTCACGGGCCCAACCGGGAGCGGCAAGACGACGACGCTGTACACGTCGCTGGCGCGGATCAACACTCCCGAGCGGAACATCGTCAGCGTTGAGAACCCGGTGGAGTATCAGATCCCGCGCGTGAACCAGGTGCAGGTCAATCCCAAGGTGGGGCTGACGTTTGCGAGCGGGCTAAGGACCATCCTGCGCCAAGACCCGGACGTCGTGCTGATCGGGGAGATCCGGGATCGGGAGACGGCGGAGATCGCCGTCCAGGCCTCGATGACGGGGCACCTTGTGCTCAGCACGATCCACACCAACGACGCGCCCGGCGCCGTCGTCCGGCTGCGGGACATGGGGATCGAGCCCTTTCTCATCACCTCGTCGTTGATCGGCGTGCTGGCCCAGCGGCTGGTGCGGGTGCTCTGCCCGAAATGCAAGGAGGCCTACGTCCCCCCCGTGGACGCCCTGCACCGCCTGGGGCTGGACCCCGTGAAGGCGAAGGACGTCCACCTCTACCGGGGTCGGGGCTGCGACCACTGCCGGAAGACCGGCTACAAGGGCCGGATTGGCGTGTTCGAGCTCATGGTGATGACCGACCCGCTCAGGACCTTGGCCGTGACCGGCGCGCCCACCGAGAAGCTGCGGGCTGGGGCGATCGCGGAGGGGATGCGCACCCTCAAGGACGACGCGGTTCAAAAAGTGTTGGAGGGGATCACCTCCTTCGAAGAGATGCTGCGGGTGGTGTTCGTCAGCGGGGTGTAG
- a CDS encoding DnaB-like helicase C-terminal domain-containing protein, with product MDYEDMEATILKGFVRDRQLITIALNEGFTPELLPSPVARRLCNALIDLYLSRGGEAITEVTVRSHLENRGVLNAEMEHYLRAVTSMRPPDAGRLMSFVESLRNRDSRERLQTLHDQLGSFLGGSEDVHGDLVQFTTEMMQKLIDLQKQRVRRRLGPVTNVLTSLIEDSARLAGHEGLLGFSISPFDRLNALLSGMRRGFYYGLAGAPRRGKSNFALELATYVAGNHHVPVLYYSWEQTSRVLGARLLAKEAGIDPATILAGGKPGGEPIAPQLMAAQERMARFAPYVFLVEGGRQDTLSRIRTHVYNVMQEFQTSDVVIFLDYLQKIPLEEYIEDWKARNDLVSTALAEMSLELNCPIFAISPLDKEGCRLDERPAEDDAEYSEYERPTMHHSMGSGDLEYDLDVAMVLAKDWKATKELHEYLESHAKSENLDPETLPQIDIVNLFVDKNRDAPASASYIVQYAFFVTLNKFVELDYKLEKEFRADYRGFAKLQQFHEYLVETGLLKKGEPARA from the coding sequence ATGGATTACGAAGATATGGAAGCGACGATCCTGAAGGGGTTTGTTCGGGATCGACAACTGATCACCATCGCGCTCAACGAGGGGTTCACCCCGGAGCTGCTGCCCTCGCCCGTCGCCCGGCGCCTGTGCAACGCCCTGATCGATCTCTACCTGTCCCGCGGCGGCGAAGCGATCACCGAGGTGACGGTGCGGAGCCACCTGGAGAACCGGGGGGTCCTGAACGCCGAGATGGAGCACTACCTCCGGGCGGTGACGTCGATGCGCCCCCCGGACGCCGGCCGGCTGATGTCGTTCGTCGAATCCCTCCGCAACCGCGACAGCCGGGAGCGACTGCAGACGCTGCACGATCAACTCGGGAGTTTTCTCGGCGGGAGCGAGGACGTCCACGGCGACCTCGTGCAGTTCACCACCGAGATGATGCAGAAGCTGATCGACCTGCAGAAGCAGCGGGTCCGCCGCCGCCTGGGGCCGGTGACGAACGTCCTGACGTCCCTGATCGAGGATTCCGCGCGGTTGGCCGGCCACGAGGGATTGCTCGGGTTCTCCATCAGCCCGTTCGACCGTCTCAACGCTCTGCTCTCGGGCATGCGGCGCGGGTTCTACTACGGGTTGGCCGGCGCGCCGCGGCGCGGGAAGAGCAACTTCGCGCTCGAGCTGGCGACGTACGTCGCCGGGAACCACCACGTCCCGGTGCTGTACTACTCGTGGGAGCAGACGTCGCGGGTCCTGGGCGCGCGGCTGCTGGCCAAGGAGGCCGGGATCGATCCCGCCACCATCCTGGCGGGGGGGAAGCCCGGCGGCGAGCCGATCGCCCCCCAGCTGATGGCGGCGCAGGAGCGGATGGCGCGGTTCGCCCCGTACGTGTTTCTTGTCGAGGGCGGCCGCCAGGACACCCTCAGCCGCATCCGGACCCACGTCTACAACGTGATGCAGGAGTTCCAGACCAGCGATGTCGTCATCTTCCTGGACTACCTGCAGAAGATTCCGCTCGAGGAGTACATCGAGGACTGGAAGGCGCGCAACGATCTCGTCTCCACGGCCCTGGCGGAGATGAGCCTGGAGCTCAACTGCCCGATCTTCGCCATCTCCCCCCTGGACAAGGAGGGGTGCCGGCTCGACGAGCGCCCGGCGGAGGATGACGCGGAGTATTCCGAGTACGAGCGTCCCACCATGCACCACAGCATGGGCAGCGGCGATCTCGAGTACGACCTCGACGTGGCGATGGTGCTGGCCAAGGATTGGAAGGCCACCAAGGAGCTCCACGAGTACCTGGAGTCGCACGCGAAATCGGAGAACCTCGATCCGGAGACGCTGCCGCAGATCGACATCGTGAACCTCTTCGTGGACAAGAACCGCGACGCGCCGGCCAGCGCGTCGTACATCGTGCAGTACGCGTTCTTCGTCACCCTGAACAAGTTCGTCGAACTGGACTACAAGCTGGAGAAGGAGTTCCGGGCCGACTATCGCGGGTTTGCCAAGCTCCAGCAGTTCCATGAGTACCTCGTGGAGACCGGGCTCTTGAAGAAGGGCGAGCCCGCGCGCGCATGA
- the gspE gene encoding type II secretion system ATPase GspE: protein MATTSRRRKLLGEVLVEAGLITPEQLAEAVDLQKQGKERLGRVLLGMGVGSEKDIAKAIAKQLGLEFIDLDDYIPEEEALLALPEHLARRHQLIPLAMVDGRLRLGMVDPLDVLALDDVRRQMGCELEPVVIAYDGFTRVLNQYPALDEGVKAMIQEIKTESDDEMGLDSLRKLVDEAPVVRLVSSIILQAVRQRASDIHIEAQEQRVRVRYRIDGALYNVMTPPKHIQNAIISRVKIMADMDIAERRLPQDGRIQLKVENREIDLRVSTIPTVYGEKVVMRILDKSQTVVGIEKVGLLADNRQRFETMITKPHGIVLLTGPTGSGKTTTLYTILNKLNSTETNIITIEDPVEYQMSGINQVQVNPKAGLSFANGLRSFLRQDPDIIMVGEIRDEETARIAIHAALTGHLVLSTLHTNDAPGAVTRLVDMGIEPFLVASSVVGVIAQRLVRTLCDRCKQVYTPPPEVLARLGASMIAADGQVPIYRPVGCEHCNKIGYRGRTGIFEIMVCDETIKTLITKEASFTEIREAAIRNGMWTLAEDGLEKVVLGITSPEEVLDVVFVDD, encoded by the coding sequence GTGGCGACGACGTCACGGCGGCGGAAACTTCTGGGGGAGGTACTGGTCGAGGCCGGGCTCATCACCCCCGAACAGCTCGCGGAGGCGGTGGACCTCCAGAAGCAGGGGAAGGAGCGCCTGGGGCGGGTGCTCCTGGGGATGGGGGTGGGCAGCGAAAAGGACATCGCCAAGGCGATCGCCAAGCAGCTCGGCCTCGAGTTCATCGACCTCGACGACTACATCCCCGAAGAGGAGGCCCTGCTCGCGCTCCCGGAGCACCTGGCCCGGCGCCATCAGCTGATCCCGCTGGCGATGGTCGACGGCCGGCTGCGGTTGGGGATGGTCGACCCGCTGGACGTCCTGGCGCTGGACGACGTGCGCCGTCAGATGGGGTGCGAGCTCGAGCCGGTGGTCATCGCCTACGACGGGTTCACGCGGGTGCTGAACCAGTACCCCGCGTTGGACGAGGGCGTCAAGGCGATGATCCAGGAGATCAAGACCGAGTCCGACGACGAGATGGGGCTCGACAGCCTGCGCAAACTCGTCGACGAGGCCCCGGTGGTGCGCCTGGTCAGCAGCATCATCCTGCAGGCGGTGCGGCAGCGGGCGAGCGACATCCACATCGAGGCGCAGGAGCAGCGCGTGCGGGTGCGCTACCGGATCGACGGGGCCCTCTACAACGTCATGACGCCGCCCAAGCACATCCAGAACGCCATTATCTCCCGGGTGAAGATCATGGCGGACATGGACATCGCCGAGCGGCGGCTGCCCCAGGACGGCCGGATCCAGCTGAAGGTGGAGAACCGCGAGATCGATCTCCGCGTCAGCACCATCCCCACGGTCTACGGCGAGAAGGTGGTGATGCGGATCCTGGACAAGAGCCAGACCGTCGTCGGCATCGAGAAGGTCGGGCTGCTGGCGGACAACCGCCAGCGCTTCGAGACGATGATCACGAAGCCCCACGGGATCGTGCTGCTGACCGGGCCCACCGGGAGCGGAAAGACGACGACGCTGTACACGATCCTGAACAAGCTCAACTCGACGGAGACCAACATCATCACGATCGAGGATCCCGTGGAGTACCAGATGAGCGGGATCAACCAGGTGCAGGTGAACCCGAAGGCGGGGCTGAGCTTCGCCAACGGGCTGCGGTCGTTCCTGCGGCAGGATCCGGACATCATCATGGTCGGGGAGATCCGCGACGAGGAGACGGCGCGGATCGCGATTCACGCGGCGCTGACCGGCCACCTCGTGCTGAGCACCCTGCACACCAACGACGCCCCGGGCGCGGTGACCCGACTCGTCGACATGGGGATCGAGCCGTTCCTGGTGGCCTCCTCCGTGGTCGGGGTGATCGCCCAGCGCCTGGTGCGGACGCTGTGCGACCGGTGCAAGCAGGTCTACACGCCGCCGCCGGAGGTGCTGGCACGCCTCGGCGCCTCGATGATCGCCGCCGACGGGCAGGTCCCGATCTACCGGCCGGTCGGATGCGAGCACTGCAACAAGATCGGCTACCGGGGACGGACCGGCATCTTCGAGATCATGGTGTGCGACGAAACGATCAAGACCCTCATCACCAAAGAGGCGTCGTTCACCGAGATCCGGGAAGCGGCCATCCGCAACGGGATGTGGACGCTCGCCGAGGACGGTCTGGAGAAGGTCGTCCTGGGGATCACCAGTCCGGAAGAAGTGCTCGACGTCGTGTTCGTCGATGACTGA